In the Piliocolobus tephrosceles isolate RC106 unplaced genomic scaffold, ASM277652v3 unscaffolded_8726, whole genome shotgun sequence genome, ATGAAAGAAgtcataaatgaaaataatgatttaatagaaaatataaagaatatagaaAGTTTGTACATGGGTAAGAACATTACTGCTAAacaagtgtgtttttttttttattcaaactAAGgctttgtttatacatttatttattttatttttcatttatttatttttttttttatttttttttttatttttttttttgtgtcatATTTTTTACAGATAGTAATATATTGGAGACTAACAACCAAGgtagtaataattttataaaaaaatcaaaagataaaggaaatgtgaacttattaaaagaaaaagataataggcacaatgaaagaaacaaaataaaaagtaacaaatcgAATACACCCCTTGAAAAATTATCCTTGTCAGTATCGGCATCAAACTCGAGAACTGGATCAACATCGACATTAAAATCAAGACATACGTCTAGGTCTATAAGTGGTTCTTGGTCaaacagttataaaaataaacgaaacaaccaaaaaataaaacataaaagaagtagTAAAAGCATTGCAAGTTATGATACGAGCAGAAATAGCAGCAGTAATAACAGTAGTGTATCATATAAAAGCAgaacaacaaaacataaaattaaacaaaaacgaACAAATAGCTCTAGTTACGAGAAAAAAAGAAACGGACAGTATGATGAtaatcacaaagaaagaaaaagagaaaagaaaatagataaaacaaattataaatatggAGATAGGGACCGAGATAGGGATTGTTACATGGGTCGGGATAGGTATAAAGACTATGATAGAGATAAGAGAAGATATAAGTATAAAGATGATAGGTATGTGGATAGGCATACCGATAAACATGCTGatagaaacacagaaagacataGTGATAGGTCTACATATAGGTATACAAATAGGCATACTGACAGGTCCACACATAGGCATACAGATAGGTCCGCAAATAGGCATACATATAGGTATACAAATAGGAATACTGACAGGTCCACACATAGGCATACAGATAGGTCCGCAAATAGGCATACATATAGGTNNNNNNNNNNNNNNNNNNNNNNNNNNNNNNNNNNNNNNNNNNNNNNNNNNNNNNNNNNNNNNNNNNNNNNNNNNNNNNNNNNNNNNNNNNNNNNNNNNNNATAGGAATACAGATAGGTATACAAATAGACATAGAGATAGAGATATGGGTCGACGTAGAGAAAGAAAATTGTCAGAAGAAACTCGATCTAATGAAGAAAAGTCTGAAAGTTCATTAAGTAgtgatatagaaaataataatttaaaaaatagaaaaaaggaaatgaataaatatgaaaaggataACAGT is a window encoding:
- the LOC111532577 gene encoding serine/threonine-protein kinase fray2-like produces the protein MDSNILETNNQGSNNFIKKSKDKGNVNLLKEKDNRHNERNKIKSNKSNTPLEKLSLSVSASNSRTGSTSTLKSRHTSRSISGSWSNSYKNKRNNQKIKHKRSSKSIASYDTSRNSSSNNSSVSYKSRTTKHKIKQKRTNSSSYEKKRNGQYDDNHKERKREKKIDKTNYKYGDRDRDRDCYMGRDRYKDYDRDKRRYKYKDDRYVDRHTDKHADRNTERHSDRSTYRYTNRHTDRSTHRHTDRSANRHTYRYTNRNTDRSTHRHTDRSANRHTY